One genomic segment of Pseudonocardia sp. T1-2H includes these proteins:
- a CDS encoding GTP-binding protein, producing MRDRSELYPLKILVAGGFGVGKTTLVRALSEIEPLLTEQQMTETSVGVDDTRAVPDKRTTTVAMDFGRITVDDSLILYLFGTPGQSRFWFMWDELSRGSVGALVLVDLRRVDECFPAIDYFENRRIPYVIGVNTFPGANDHDEEAVRDALALSPETPVQWIDAREASSGLALLVRLVEHALSRTAPVPT from the coding sequence GTGCGCGATCGGTCTGAGCTCTACCCGTTGAAGATCCTGGTGGCGGGCGGATTCGGCGTCGGCAAGACGACGCTGGTCCGCGCGCTGTCGGAGATCGAGCCGCTGCTCACCGAGCAGCAGATGACCGAGACGTCGGTCGGCGTGGACGACACCCGCGCGGTGCCGGACAAGCGGACGACCACGGTCGCGATGGACTTCGGCCGGATCACGGTCGACGACTCGCTGATCCTCTACCTGTTCGGCACGCCCGGGCAGTCGCGGTTCTGGTTCATGTGGGACGAGCTGTCCCGGGGATCCGTCGGCGCGCTCGTCCTGGTCGACCTGCGCCGGGTCGACGAATGCTTCCCCGCGATCGACTACTTCGAGAACCGCCGGATCCCGTACGTCATCGGGGTCAACACGTTCCCGGGTGCGAACGACCACGACGAGGAGGCCGTCCGGGACGCACTCGCGCTCAGTCCGGAGACCCCGGTGCAGTGGATCGACGCCCGCGAGGCCTCCTCGGGCCTCGCGCTGCTGGTGAGGCTCGTGGAGCACGCCCTCTCCCGCACCGCCCCCGTCCCCACCTGA